Genomic window (Chloroflexota bacterium):
GTCCATCGCAGCAACTTCCGCGTCGTCGGCTTCACCGATTCACCTACGCTGGAAGAGCTCGTCCAGTTCGCCGCCAAGAAAAAAGTCCCGCTCCTTCACGATCTCGGCAGCGGCTGCCTCTTAGAGACGCGCGACTTCGCTCTAGCCCATGAGCCGATGGTGCAGGAGAGCGTCAAAGCCAAGGCCGATCTCATCTTCTTCTCCGGCGATAAACTCCTCGGCGGCCCCCAAGCCGGGCTTATCGTCGGCAAAGCCAAATATATGAAGGTGCTAAAGGCGCACCCCCTCGTCCGCGCGCTGCGCATAGACAAGATGACCACCGCCGCCCTGCAAGCCACCCTCCTCCACTACATCCGTGGCGAAGCCAGCGCGAAGGTCCCCGTCTGGCGCATGATCGCAACCCCCATCGCTGAGCTCGAACAGCGCGCTGGCCGCTGGGCTGGCGCCATCGGCGAAGGCGCGCGCGTCGTGGACGCCCAGTCCACCATCGGCGGCGGCAGCCTGCCTGGAGAGACCCTGCCTACCCGCGCACTCGCCATCGCCGGCAGCGGCACGGCCCTCAAGGACCATGCCGCTCGCCTCCGCGCCGCGCCGACTCCTATCATGGCCCGGATTGAGAAAGGGATGCTCCTCCTCGACCCCCGAACCGTTCACCCGGACGATGATCCCATGCTTCTCGGTTCCCTCAAAGTCGCCCTCGGAGCCAGGCAAGTCTAACCGCGATGGGCACACCAAAGCTCTCCCCTGGCCAGCGCGCCCTCCTCGACCGCTCCCTTCGGACCCTCGAGTTCGATAAGGTCCTCGATCGACTGGCCGCCCACGCCTCTTTCTCCCTTAGCAAAGAGGCCGCCCTTGCCCTCAGGCCGTCCTTCTCCCACGAAGAGATCCTCCGTGCCCAGCGCGAGACCTTGGACGCCATCCGCCTCCTCCAGCTTCGTCCCGATTTCGCCCTCCAGGCCATCCACGATATCTCGCGCCTGGTGCATACCGCCTCCATAGGCGGCCAGCTTGAGGGCCCAGACCTCGTCACCATCGCCGAGACTCTCGCCGCCATCCACTCCGCCCGCGCCACCCTCCTTCGCATGGAGCACGACCTTCGCACCCTCGGCGCCATGGGCAAGATGCTCGGCGATTTCAAAGAGACCGAGGCAATCATCAGGCGCACCGTCAACCGCCAGGGCGAGGTCCTAGACGGCGCAAGCCCCCTCTTGGCGCGACTCCGCAGCGAGGAGCGCATCACTCACAGCCGCCTCCAGGCGCGACTCCGCGAGATGGTCAACAACCCGGAGACGCGGCGTCTCCTCCAAGAGCCGTTCCTCACCACCCGCGACGACCGCTACGTCCTGGCTGTGAAGTCGGACTTCCGCGGCCAGCTCCAGGGTATCATCCACGATATCTCCGCCAGCGGCGCCACCGTCTTCATGGAGCCCATCACCATCGTCGAGATGGGCAACGCCTGGCGCGAGCTCAAGCTCGCCGAGCGGCGCGAAGTCCAGCGCGTCCTCCGCGAAGTCAGCGCCATCGTCGGCGAGCGCGGCGAGGAGATTCAAGCCGGCCTCGAGATACTCGCCCAGATAGACCTCGCCATCGCCAAAGCCCGCTACGGCAACGCCATCAAGGGGATATGCCAGGAGATCGCCCAGCCGCCCCAGGGCGGACGCGCCAACACCATCCGCCTCCACAACGCGCGCCACCCCCTCCTCACGGGCGATGTCGTCCCCATCTCCGTCGAGATTGGCAGGGACTATCATGCCCTTGTCATCTCCGGCCCCAACACCGGCGGCAAGACCGTCGCCCTCAAGACCATCGGCCTCCTCGCCCTCATGGCCCAGGCCGGCATCCCCATCCCGGCGGGCCAAAGCTCCTCCCTCCAGATCTTCGACGGCATCTATGCCGATATCGGCGATGAGCAGAGCATCGCCCAGTCCCTCTCCACCTTCAGCGGCCACCTCAAAAACATTATCGAGATCCTGCGGCTCGCCACCAACCGCTCCCTCGTCATGCTCGATGAGCTGGGCGCCGGCACAGACCCCCAGGAAGGCTCCGCCGTCGCCCGTGCCATCCTCGTCAGCCTGGTGCGCAGGCAGGCCACCGCCATCGTCACCACCCACCACGGCGAGCTGAAAACAATGGCTAACTCCACCCCCGGCGTCCGCAACGCCAGCGTCGAGTTCGACCCCGTCACCCTTGCCCCCACCTATCGCCTCATCATCGGCATCCCCGGCCGCAGCAACGCCCTCGCCATCGCTGAGCGCCTCGGCCTCCCGAAAGACGTCCTTGCGGAGGCGCGCGCCTCATTAGGCCCGGCCGCCGCCCAGATGGACACTCTCCTCCAGGAGATCCAGGCCGAGCGAAAGAAGATCGAAGAGAACCAGAAGACCATCGAACGCGCGCGGCAGGATCTGGAAACGACCCGCGCCGATGCCGAGCGCCGCCTCGCCGAGCTGGAGAAAGAACGCCTGCGCGGCA
Coding sequences:
- a CDS encoding endonuclease MutS2 codes for the protein MGTPKLSPGQRALLDRSLRTLEFDKVLDRLAAHASFSLSKEAALALRPSFSHEEILRAQRETLDAIRLLQLRPDFALQAIHDISRLVHTASIGGQLEGPDLVTIAETLAAIHSARATLLRMEHDLRTLGAMGKMLGDFKETEAIIRRTVNRQGEVLDGASPLLARLRSEERITHSRLQARLREMVNNPETRRLLQEPFLTTRDDRYVLAVKSDFRGQLQGIIHDISASGATVFMEPITIVEMGNAWRELKLAERREVQRVLREVSAIVGERGEEIQAGLEILAQIDLAIAKARYGNAIKGICQEIAQPPQGGRANTIRLHNARHPLLTGDVVPISVEIGRDYHALVISGPNTGGKTVALKTIGLLALMAQAGIPIPAGQSSSLQIFDGIYADIGDEQSIAQSLSTFSGHLKNIIEILRLATNRSLVMLDELGAGTDPQEGSAVARAILVSLVRRQATAIVTTHHGELKTMANSTPGVRNASVEFDPVTLAPTYRLIIGIPGRSNALAIAERLGLPKDVLAEARASLGPAAAQMDTLLQEIQAERKKIEENQKTIERARQDLETTRADAERRLAELEKERLRGTLHHKVEVQVQAEELRSRLRHAARRLNSLVGDKGRKELAEITAEVEEIKKAVGKEEWKTEAVERPAVAESICPGDLVRIQGLDTPAELLSGPDDRGRYEVQAGPLRIHVTRSRILSKEKRSPPEPKRPINVLKGVEKRAIVGDELWVHGMRAQQAVEAVNDYIEKAALAGHTSVRIIHGKGQGILRKAIQRALGDHPLVGLFRDGGHGEGGEGVTIVEL
- a CDS encoding L-seryl-tRNA(Sec) selenium transferase, translated to MFPNLSSPSFRSLPSVDRLLAHPRMEALARRYGRETVADVARAQLAIARERIASGSPAPSADDLSLAVESAAAALYAPSLRPVINATGVVIHTNLGRAPLSAEATEAMRAAALGYTNLELDLSTGERGSRHTHLENLLTRLTGADGGIAVNNGAAAVMLGLNAFAFGKDVLVSRGEAVEIGGGFRIPDILKNSGARLVEVGTTNRTYVRDYEAAFSRNTGAILTVHRSNFRVVGFTDSPTLEELVQFAAKKKVPLLHDLGSGCLLETRDFALAHEPMVQESVKAKADLIFFSGDKLLGGPQAGLIVGKAKYMKVLKAHPLVRALRIDKMTTAALQATLLHYIRGEASAKVPVWRMIATPIAELEQRAGRWAGAIGEGARVVDAQSTIGGGSLPGETLPTRALAIAGSGTALKDHAARLRAAPTPIMARIEKGMLLLDPRTVHPDDDPMLLGSLKVALGARQV